A section of the Desulfuribacillus stibiiarsenatis genome encodes:
- a CDS encoding 4Fe-4S dicluster domain-containing protein: MRKWPAIFIGFLMFYVINIFKGPQKPLVRPPGALPEDEFLAVCIRCGQCSQVCPYHSIHIADGKKGFSIGTPYLNLREKPCFLCKDFHCIETCPSKALVSIEKQNVKMGLAQIDTTTCNAWLGDECRMCYVSCPFYDKAIQLPDFRRPVISPENCVGCGVCEYVCVKDNPAIKVNPMG, from the coding sequence TTGAGAAAATGGCCAGCAATATTTATTGGTTTTTTGATGTTTTATGTAATCAATATTTTTAAAGGGCCGCAAAAACCATTAGTAAGACCGCCAGGAGCATTACCTGAGGATGAGTTTTTAGCTGTATGTATTCGTTGTGGGCAATGTTCGCAGGTTTGTCCGTATCATAGTATTCATATTGCAGATGGGAAAAAAGGATTTTCAATCGGCACTCCATATCTAAATTTACGTGAGAAACCATGTTTTTTATGTAAAGACTTTCATTGTATTGAAACTTGTCCAAGTAAAGCACTAGTCTCTATCGAGAAACAGAATGTAAAGATGGGATTAGCACAAATAGATACGACTACCTGTAATGCTTGGCTAGGTGATGAATGTAGAATGTGTTATGTGTCTTGTCCATTTTACGATAAGGCGATTCAGCTTCCAGATTTCCGTAGACCAGTCATAAGTCCAGAAAATTGTGTTGGCTGTGGAGTCTGTGAATATGTTTGCGTTAAAGATAATCCTGCCATTAAAGTCAACCCTATGGGATAG
- a CDS encoding 4Fe-4S binding protein has translation MRKSNRWNYPRTLIRVLFLGIIVSPLFGFTFFLGTFSSGLFLGKIHLTDPLAGLQIALAQPGSLMSGFIVSILLVVCVYALLGRVYCSWVCPLGLLLEIADQWLVKIPIRIKATGDISKSMKYTVLSVTLSLALLSSMPVFEIFSPMSIFMRMWLYGIGIEILLIIAVIVLNWLFGANSWCNRICPLGALYSLLGKVRVLSLNIDTNHCTQCGACYQVICKVGPEVLRPAIMSGNAYLISSDCTNCGDCIGNCPSTALTFTIRLPRKTSITNIYDAPSKQA, from the coding sequence ATGAGAAAAAGCAATCGTTGGAATTATCCTAGAACACTAATTAGAGTACTATTTTTAGGAATTATTGTTTCACCACTTTTTGGATTCACATTCTTTCTGGGGACTTTTAGTTCTGGTCTATTCCTTGGCAAAATTCATTTAACGGATCCATTGGCAGGGCTGCAAATTGCATTAGCTCAACCTGGCTCCTTGATGTCAGGTTTTATAGTATCTATTTTACTGGTGGTTTGTGTGTACGCTTTATTAGGTCGAGTGTATTGCAGTTGGGTATGTCCACTCGGACTATTATTGGAAATTGCAGATCAGTGGCTAGTTAAGATCCCTATTAGAATAAAGGCAACAGGGGATATTAGTAAGTCAATGAAATACACCGTGCTATCGGTCACCTTGTCTCTAGCGCTATTATCGTCAATGCCAGTCTTTGAGATTTTCTCTCCCATGTCTATATTTATGAGAATGTGGTTGTATGGGATAGGAATAGAGATATTACTAATCATTGCCGTTATAGTCTTAAATTGGCTGTTTGGAGCAAATAGTTGGTGTAATAGAATCTGTCCCTTGGGTGCACTCTATTCATTGCTAGGGAAAGTTCGAGTCCTGTCTTTGAATATTGATACAAACCATTGTACTCAATGTGGTGCTTGTTATCAAGTGATTTGTAAGGTTGGTCCAGAAGTGTTACGACCAGCAATTATGTCTGGAAATGCGTACTTAATTTCCAGTGATTGTACAAATTGTGGAGATTGTATTGGAAATTGTCCAAGTACTGCGTTAACCTTTACAATTCGTTTACCTAGAAAAACTAGTATTACAAATATTTATGATGCTCCATCGAAACAAGCTTAA
- a CDS encoding chaperone NapD yields the protein MIIAGIVVKVVSGKEEPLAEYLKGFPNVTVEGSTDGNLAIVVEANHAQELEKLTQRWQDNQEDIIGVFPVYVNSEDIDEDISRDC from the coding sequence ATGATTATAGCTGGTATCGTAGTAAAAGTAGTGTCTGGAAAAGAAGAGCCATTAGCAGAATATTTGAAAGGCTTCCCCAATGTCACTGTAGAAGGATCAACGGATGGCAATTTAGCCATTGTCGTTGAGGCTAATCATGCACAAGAATTAGAGAAATTAACACAACGATGGCAAGATAATCAAGAAGATATTATCGGTGTTTTCCCGGTATATGTAAATTCAGAAGACATTGATGAGGATATTTCTCGTGATTGCTAA
- a CDS encoding 4Fe-4S dicluster domain-containing protein yields the protein MIANEHAFSRRKLVKGFLGEMLGYIGKTAGINKKSKFLRPPGAIDELEFISTCLRCGKCQVSCQKGCIEILDQEKGIGLGTPYIQYKNQSCDFCLECIKVCRSGALLHPEDTELVIGNAHIHQYKCLAWQGAICNNCVHSCKNKAIKLKDNRYPDIIEELCRGCGACMIQCFQQPTAIFIQPKN from the coding sequence GTGATTGCTAATGAACACGCTTTTTCCCGTCGAAAACTTGTAAAAGGGTTCTTGGGTGAAATGCTTGGTTATATAGGAAAAACAGCAGGGATTAATAAGAAGAGTAAATTCCTTAGACCACCTGGTGCGATAGATGAGTTAGAATTTATCTCTACATGTTTACGTTGTGGAAAATGTCAAGTTAGCTGTCAAAAGGGATGTATTGAAATATTAGATCAAGAAAAAGGGATAGGTTTAGGGACACCTTATATACAATACAAGAATCAATCTTGTGATTTTTGTTTAGAGTGTATTAAAGTTTGCAGATCAGGCGCGTTATTGCATCCTGAAGATACAGAATTAGTGATTGGCAATGCTCACATTCATCAATATAAATGTTTAGCGTGGCAAGGAGCAATTTGCAATAACTGTGTTCATAGTTGCAAAAATAAAGCGATAAAACTTAAAGATAATCGGTACCCAGATATTATAGAAGAATTATGTAGAGGCTGTGGAGCTTGTATGATTCAATGTTTTCAACAGCCAACAGCAATCTTTATACAACCTAAAAATTAA
- a CDS encoding molybdopterin oxidoreductase family protein translates to MLRFTRKQVLVAAASAAALSAIGGCSLEEETPAQSQPGQPAQTGADADAWHKTVCRYCGTGCGLLVGTKQGKAVAVKGDPDNTVNKGMLCVKAYFLANVLYAKTRITKPLIKKNGKFEEASWEEALNLIVTKFTEIKTTHGSDALAFYGSGQASMDESYVYNKLFKGFIGTNNVDGNPRTCMASAVAGFNQTFGKDEPMGTYDDFEKADVFFFIGSNAAEAHPILWARIIERRNKNPHVKIIVCDPRETRTTQVADKKLIFKPGADIALLNSMAYVIVNENLVDRNFIDSYTNFAQTVDGKDEKRDWNQYVEFLQQFKPELVEATTGVKAEQIYEVARMFAEKSKETISLWCMGVNQRIRGTHTNNVIHNLHLITGKICRPGSTSFSLTGQPSACGSVREVGALAHLLPGHRMIANAQHRKEIETIWGIAEGTIKPTPGRPLMRMFQGTVDGDIKGMWVMATNPGHSLPNVNKYRAGMEKCFLVVSEGFHPTRTSELADVILPAAVWCEKEGLYGNAERRTQHMAKAIDAPGETKPDVWALLEVAKRMGYGDYFKYNSIDDIFAEYRRCTVGTGYDVAPLERLRKERGVRWPVVGDGMGTEGSIRYAAPWDPYVKAEEKIKFYGKPDGKAVIFFRPHLPPAETVNAEYPMYLTTGRLLEQWHTMTMTGTVEQLNKIVEVQTAGEGWFVEMNPKDAESLGLKDGDKVRVTSPRGQLISKVSLHGRGTPQPGLLYMNFHDPNVETLTNIVVSDAVDAASAQPEYKVSICKIQKI, encoded by the coding sequence ATGTTACGTTTTACTAGAAAGCAAGTTTTAGTAGCTGCTGCGTCTGCTGCTGCATTATCAGCAATTGGAGGTTGTAGCTTAGAGGAAGAAACCCCGGCACAATCTCAACCAGGCCAACCAGCTCAAACAGGTGCTGATGCAGATGCTTGGCACAAAACAGTGTGTCGTTATTGCGGAACAGGTTGTGGTCTGCTAGTTGGGACAAAACAAGGGAAAGCAGTTGCAGTAAAAGGCGATCCTGACAACACGGTAAACAAAGGTATGTTATGTGTAAAAGCTTACTTTTTGGCAAATGTATTATATGCGAAAACTCGTATAACTAAGCCTTTAATTAAGAAGAATGGTAAGTTTGAAGAAGCATCATGGGAAGAGGCATTAAATTTAATTGTTACAAAATTTACAGAGATTAAAACCACTCATGGATCTGATGCTCTAGCGTTCTATGGTTCAGGGCAAGCAAGTATGGACGAATCTTATGTTTATAATAAATTATTTAAGGGCTTTATTGGTACCAATAACGTTGACGGCAACCCAAGAACATGTATGGCGAGTGCTGTAGCTGGCTTTAATCAAACATTTGGTAAAGATGAGCCAATGGGAACATACGATGACTTTGAAAAGGCGGATGTATTCTTCTTTATCGGATCGAATGCTGCAGAAGCTCACCCAATCTTATGGGCAAGAATTATAGAAAGACGAAACAAGAACCCACATGTGAAGATTATTGTATGTGACCCACGTGAAACTCGTACAACTCAAGTTGCTGATAAAAAGTTAATATTTAAGCCAGGTGCAGACATTGCACTATTAAATAGTATGGCGTATGTAATTGTAAATGAGAATCTAGTAGATCGTAACTTTATTGATAGCTATACTAACTTTGCACAAACAGTAGATGGTAAAGATGAAAAGCGTGATTGGAATCAATATGTAGAATTCCTACAACAATTCAAGCCTGAATTAGTAGAAGCAACTACAGGTGTAAAAGCAGAGCAAATTTATGAAGTTGCTCGGATGTTCGCAGAAAAGAGTAAAGAAACAATTTCGTTATGGTGCATGGGTGTGAACCAAAGAATCCGTGGAACGCACACGAACAACGTAATTCATAACCTGCATTTAATTACGGGTAAAATCTGTCGTCCTGGTTCTACTTCATTCTCTTTAACCGGCCAACCATCTGCTTGTGGCAGTGTGCGTGAAGTTGGAGCATTAGCGCACCTATTACCTGGTCATAGAATGATTGCCAATGCACAACATCGTAAAGAAATTGAAACTATTTGGGGAATTGCTGAAGGAACTATTAAGCCTACACCTGGTAGACCTCTCATGAGAATGTTTCAAGGTACGGTTGACGGGGATATTAAGGGTATGTGGGTTATGGCTACAAATCCAGGGCACTCGTTACCGAATGTTAATAAATATCGTGCAGGTATGGAAAAGTGCTTCCTAGTAGTTTCAGAAGGTTTTCATCCGACGAGAACAAGTGAACTTGCAGATGTTATTCTACCTGCTGCAGTATGGTGCGAGAAAGAAGGACTTTACGGCAATGCAGAGAGAAGAACACAACACATGGCAAAGGCTATTGATGCACCAGGGGAAACAAAACCAGATGTATGGGCATTATTAGAAGTAGCGAAACGTATGGGTTATGGAGATTACTTCAAGTATAATTCGATTGATGATATTTTTGCAGAATATAGAAGATGTACAGTAGGTACTGGTTATGATGTTGCACCTTTGGAACGCTTACGTAAAGAGCGTGGAGTTAGATGGCCAGTAGTCGGAGATGGAATGGGGACAGAAGGTTCTATCCGTTATGCAGCACCGTGGGATCCGTATGTAAAGGCAGAAGAAAAGATTAAGTTCTATGGTAAGCCAGATGGAAAAGCAGTTATTTTCTTTAGACCACATTTACCACCTGCAGAAACAGTAAACGCGGAGTACCCAATGTATTTAACTACAGGTAGACTATTGGAACAATGGCATACAATGACAATGACTGGCACTGTAGAACAGTTAAATAAAATTGTTGAAGTACAAACTGCAGGTGAGGGTTGGTTCGTAGAAATGAACCCTAAAGATGCCGAGTCCTTAGGACTAAAAGATGGAGATAAAGTAAGAGTCACATCTCCACGCGGTCAGTTAATTTCTAAAGTAAGCTTACATGGTCGTGGAACACCACAACCAGGACTATTATATATGAACTTCCACGATCCAAATGTGGAAACACTTACAAACATTGTTGTAAGTGACGCTGTTGATGCTGCTTCGGCACAACCAGAATATAAAGTATCCATCTGTAAAATCCAAAAGATCTAA
- a CDS encoding diguanylate cyclase: MDDSVLVRVLIHDLLKEKGYKNLVMASSAREAIAYIHQNINKKHITKNQQIDLILMDGIMPDIEGVQACKMVRDIDGMQDVPIIMVTGKTDIATLEAAFEAGANDYITKPFNTLELLARVRAALHLKYEIDKRKARERELEEVNKLLQELSSIDGLTGVANRRRFDEALLTELKRAVRKKTQLSVVMIDIDFFKEYNDTYGHQQGDECLKEIANVLKEVGKRPGDVVARYGGEEFIIILPDTDVLGAENIASIARQKVEEKEIPHSKSKVSSYVTISIGVATTKNHSYTKEKILSEVDKALYHAKRNGRNRVSVYE; this comes from the coding sequence GTGGATGATTCAGTTTTAGTAAGGGTATTAATTCATGATTTGTTAAAAGAGAAAGGTTATAAGAATTTAGTTATGGCTTCATCTGCAAGGGAAGCGATTGCCTATATTCACCAGAACATAAATAAGAAACATATTACAAAGAATCAACAAATCGACTTAATTCTTATGGATGGAATTATGCCAGATATAGAAGGCGTGCAGGCTTGTAAAATGGTCAGAGATATTGATGGTATGCAGGATGTACCAATTATTATGGTTACAGGGAAAACGGACATAGCGACATTAGAGGCCGCTTTTGAAGCAGGGGCTAATGATTATATTACGAAACCTTTTAATACACTTGAACTATTAGCTCGAGTTAGAGCTGCTTTGCATCTCAAATATGAGATTGATAAAAGAAAAGCTAGAGAACGTGAATTAGAAGAAGTTAATAAATTGCTACAAGAGCTTTCATCCATTGATGGATTGACAGGTGTAGCAAATCGTAGGAGATTTGATGAAGCACTCTTAACGGAGCTAAAACGTGCTGTTCGCAAAAAAACGCAATTGTCAGTTGTGATGATTGATATAGATTTTTTCAAAGAATATAATGATACCTATGGACATCAACAAGGGGATGAATGCTTAAAGGAAATTGCCAATGTATTAAAGGAAGTAGGAAAGAGGCCTGGAGATGTTGTGGCTCGCTACGGTGGAGAAGAGTTTATCATTATATTGCCAGACACTGATGTTTTAGGTGCAGAAAATATTGCATCGATTGCTAGACAGAAAGTTGAGGAAAAAGAAATACCGCATAGTAAATCAAAGGTTAGTTCGTATGTTACAATTAGTATTGGCGTAGCTACGACAAAAAACCATAGTTATACGAAAGAGAAAATATTATCAGAAGTTGATAAAGCACTATACCATGCGAAAAGAAACGGAAGAAACAGGGTATCCGTTTATGAATAG
- a CDS encoding flavodoxin family protein: protein MKKVILLSGSPNKVGNTVQIMQECEKVIKNQGLETEIISLAGKSIHSCVGCRKCKEIKRCTIDDGLNEILEKVKEAEGFIIGAPVHFGTARGDLMNTIQRIGMVSYGTDRFLSWKVGGPIAVGRRGGLSTAYNEMLMFYFINEMIVPGSTYWNIVFGKEPGEALKDTEGLNTVKRFSENVAKLITKIHN, encoded by the coding sequence TTGAAAAAAGTAATATTATTATCAGGGAGTCCTAATAAAGTAGGAAATACAGTGCAAATCATGCAAGAATGTGAAAAGGTTATAAAAAATCAAGGTCTAGAGACGGAGATTATTTCTTTAGCAGGAAAGTCGATTCATTCTTGTGTAGGCTGTAGAAAATGTAAAGAAATTAAACGTTGTACCATAGACGATGGATTAAATGAAATTTTAGAAAAGGTAAAAGAAGCAGAAGGGTTTATTATTGGCGCTCCAGTTCACTTTGGCACTGCCCGTGGCGATTTAATGAATACGATACAAAGAATTGGTATGGTATCGTACGGGACAGATCGATTCTTATCATGGAAAGTAGGAGGACCTATTGCAGTAGGACGTCGCGGAGGTTTGTCTACTGCTTATAATGAGATGCTTATGTTTTACTTCATTAATGAAATGATTGTACCTGGTTCAACATATTGGAATATAGTATTCGGTAAAGAGCCTGGAGAAGCATTGAAAGACACAGAAGGGTTGAACACAGTAAAACGCTTCTCTGAAAATGTAGCTAAATTGATTACCAAAATTCATAATTAA
- a CDS encoding ClpP family protease translates to MPIYNRRRLLNQDIPTTPSIAPAVPEKPKNTTNKKDEQNIIDTIKNFGQTNIPQTESNIHCINIIGQVEGHMILPPQNKTTKYEHIIPQIVAAEQNDKIEGILIILNTVGGDVEAGLALAEMLSSLSKPTVTLVLGGGHSIGVPIAVSSDYSYIAETATMTIHPIRLTGLVIGVPQTFEYLDKMQERVVRFVTKHSKVSEEKFKELMYKTGDLARDIGTNVIGSDAVKYGLIDEVGGLGQALKKLKSLIELSKKGDMLQ, encoded by the coding sequence ATGCCAATATACAATAGAAGAAGACTCTTAAATCAAGATATTCCTACAACGCCGAGCATTGCTCCAGCTGTTCCAGAAAAACCCAAAAATACGACTAACAAAAAAGATGAACAAAATATTATTGATACGATTAAAAATTTTGGACAAACTAATATTCCTCAAACTGAAAGCAACATTCATTGCATTAATATTATTGGACAAGTGGAGGGACATATGATTCTACCTCCACAGAACAAAACGACAAAATATGAACACATTATTCCGCAGATTGTAGCCGCGGAACAAAACGATAAAATTGAGGGGATTTTAATCATACTAAATACCGTTGGAGGAGATGTAGAGGCAGGTTTAGCATTAGCAGAAATGCTATCAAGTCTTTCAAAGCCAACCGTGACACTCGTTCTAGGTGGTGGGCACTCTATCGGGGTGCCGATTGCTGTTTCCTCTGATTATAGTTATATTGCAGAGACGGCTACAATGACGATACACCCTATCCGCTTAACAGGTTTAGTGATTGGAGTGCCACAAACATTTGAATACTTAGATAAAATGCAAGAGCGTGTAGTTCGTTTCGTTACGAAACACTCTAAAGTTTCAGAAGAAAAATTTAAAGAATTGATGTATAAAACAGGCGATTTAGCGAGAGACATAGGTACAAATGTTATTGGTTCAGATGCAGTTAAATACGGGTTGATTGATGAAGTTGGTGGTTTAGGGCAAGCTCTTAAGAAGTTGAAGTCTTTAATAGAACTAAGTAAAAAAGGAGACATGCTTCAGTGA
- a CDS encoding YlzJ-like family protein: MIIYTPLPIESVLQSSEEVQPTYIEIEYEGRLVQLETIDNYQAKIVRLVSSNPNDYLNNTYMPGKIIYFRPN; encoded by the coding sequence GTGATAATATACACTCCACTCCCTATCGAATCTGTATTGCAAAGTAGCGAAGAGGTTCAACCAACGTACATTGAAATAGAATATGAGGGTCGATTGGTTCAATTAGAAACTATTGATAATTATCAAGCAAAAATAGTTCGTCTAGTGAGTAGTAATCCGAATGACTATTTAAACAATACATATATGCCAGGCAAAATTATTTATTTTCGCCCAAATTAA
- a CDS encoding FtsK/SpoIIIE family DNA translocase translates to MEFFKELNRNLKYESIGIIILVISALTLGKFGSIGGSLAFLTKLIAGNWGFLLPLFAGAFALYLMIHRSTVKPNTRFYGVFLFFLILLIYSHLNLYVQLLGKTGSDFNIISSTYVATIENRVTEESVDLGGGLIGALLLWGFIYLFDVNGTKLVLLGSFLIALLFFTKLSIGDVFKNIKIRVGNLRDQCGNYFSKLFDIMKKDINKNDQIDSKTHESTDKNSYIHETKNVNQVTKDHFITAETQQDETEKDVVATKLEDKAVTARKFEKEEVLKDLEAVLAVDNKPLAGLTNMSYDFPPLQLLQQRATKSKGDAGIVANIRKLEATLESFGVVAKVVQYSQGPAVTRYELQPAIGVKVSKILNLTDDLALALAAKDIRMEAPIPGKAAIGIEVPNQEVAVIGLKEVLESKEFKQANSKLTIALGKDLSGNSIVADLAKMPHLLVAGSTGSGKSVCVNGIITSILYKANPDEVKFFMIDPKMVELNVYNDIPHLVTPVVTDPRQAAYMLKRVVQEMERRYRLFADRKTRDLERYNTIIRQEIEKGNHNLECLPQIVVIIDELADLMMVAPGDVEDAICRIAQMARAAGIHLIIATQRPSVDVITGIIKANIPSRISFAVASQTDSRTILDMGGAEKLLGRGDMLFYPVGASKPVRIQGAYIAEEEIEAVVDFIKKQKEATYNEELLKFDSVTEEKEASNAIEDELYPQAVELILEVGQASVSFLQRKLKVGYARAARLIDSMEENGVVGPFEGSKPRDVLLTKDEYYHIKEQQKANLEN, encoded by the coding sequence TTGGAATTTTTTAAAGAATTAAATCGTAATCTTAAATATGAATCGATTGGCATTATAATATTAGTTATATCAGCTTTGACTTTAGGTAAGTTTGGATCAATCGGTGGATCGCTAGCGTTTCTTACAAAGTTGATAGCGGGAAATTGGGGGTTTCTCTTACCGTTATTTGCGGGAGCTTTTGCGCTGTATCTCATGATTCATCGTTCTACTGTGAAGCCGAATACGCGCTTTTATGGAGTATTTCTATTTTTCTTAATACTGTTAATTTATAGCCATTTGAACTTATATGTTCAACTTTTAGGGAAGACAGGTTCAGATTTCAATATCATTTCAAGTACATATGTGGCAACGATAGAAAATAGAGTTACTGAAGAGTCCGTTGATTTAGGGGGCGGGCTCATTGGAGCATTACTATTATGGGGGTTCATTTATTTATTTGATGTGAATGGAACGAAACTTGTGCTATTAGGATCTTTTCTTATTGCATTGTTATTCTTTACAAAGCTTTCGATTGGCGATGTATTTAAGAATATAAAAATTAGAGTAGGGAATTTAAGAGATCAATGCGGCAACTACTTTTCCAAACTGTTTGATATCATGAAAAAGGATATAAATAAAAATGACCAGATTGATTCAAAAACACATGAATCGACAGATAAAAATAGCTATATTCATGAAACTAAGAATGTAAATCAAGTGACGAAAGATCATTTTATAACCGCAGAAACGCAGCAAGATGAAACGGAAAAAGATGTAGTAGCAACAAAATTAGAAGATAAGGCAGTTACTGCAAGAAAGTTCGAAAAAGAAGAAGTATTAAAAGATCTAGAAGCAGTATTAGCAGTGGACAATAAGCCTCTTGCCGGTTTAACCAATATGTCATACGATTTTCCTCCCTTACAATTATTGCAACAAAGAGCTACGAAATCTAAGGGCGACGCTGGGATAGTTGCAAATATTCGCAAATTAGAAGCAACCCTAGAAAGCTTTGGAGTAGTCGCTAAAGTTGTTCAATACAGTCAGGGACCTGCGGTTACTCGATATGAGTTACAACCAGCAATTGGGGTGAAAGTTAGTAAGATTTTAAACCTTACTGATGATTTAGCACTGGCCTTAGCAGCTAAAGATATACGAATGGAAGCTCCTATTCCTGGAAAAGCAGCAATTGGTATTGAAGTTCCTAACCAAGAAGTTGCTGTCATTGGTTTAAAAGAAGTGCTAGAAAGTAAAGAATTTAAGCAAGCAAACTCAAAATTAACAATTGCTTTAGGGAAAGACTTGTCCGGTAACTCAATAGTTGCAGATTTGGCGAAGATGCCGCATTTATTAGTTGCAGGATCTACAGGATCAGGGAAGAGTGTTTGTGTCAATGGTATTATTACAAGTATCTTGTATAAAGCAAATCCTGATGAAGTTAAATTTTTTATGATTGATCCTAAGATGGTAGAATTAAACGTATATAATGATATTCCGCATCTAGTGACCCCTGTTGTCACAGATCCAAGACAAGCAGCATATATGCTTAAACGGGTCGTACAAGAAATGGAGCGCCGCTACCGACTTTTTGCTGATCGAAAAACCCGCGACTTAGAACGTTACAACACGATTATCCGCCAAGAAATTGAAAAGGGAAATCATAATTTAGAATGTTTACCGCAGATAGTTGTAATCATTGATGAATTGGCAGATTTAATGATGGTTGCTCCGGGCGATGTTGAGGATGCCATTTGTAGAATTGCTCAAATGGCTAGAGCTGCAGGGATACATTTAATCATTGCTACACAAAGACCAAGTGTTGACGTTATCACTGGAATTATAAAAGCCAATATACCAAGTCGTATTTCATTTGCTGTTGCTTCTCAGACTGATTCTCGGACAATTTTGGATATGGGTGGAGCGGAAAAGCTTTTAGGTAGAGGGGATATGTTATTTTATCCAGTGGGTGCTTCAAAGCCAGTAAGGATTCAAGGGGCGTATATAGCGGAAGAAGAAATTGAAGCAGTTGTAGATTTTATAAAGAAACAAAAAGAAGCAACGTACAATGAAGAATTATTGAAATTTGACAGTGTAACAGAAGAGAAAGAAGCATCAAATGCTATAGAAGATGAGTTATACCCACAAGCAGTGGAGCTGATTCTAGAAGTAGGACAAGCATCTGTTTCATTTTTACAAAGAAAACTAAAAGTAGGATATGCTCGTGCAGCTCGTTTAATCGATTCTATGGAGGAAAATGGAGTTGTTGGTCCATTTGAAGGAAGTAAACCACGAGACGTGTTGCTGACTAAGGATGAGTACTATCACATCAAAGAACAACAAAAAGCTAATTTGGAAAACTAA
- a CDS encoding Asp23/Gls24 family envelope stress response protein, with amino-acid sequence MKDVIIKDAINKSGIKGVLTFDPDVIKTIAAIASLEIEGIYAISGGIFDGIAQKLSNKHLYKGIKVEIGSEEVSISLYLIVEYNHSIPDIYHNLKSNLQQSLEFMTGLKVQEVNVRIDGLKIYDDKEKEKEVTY; translated from the coding sequence ATGAAAGATGTGATAATAAAGGACGCCATTAATAAAAGTGGAATCAAAGGCGTATTAACATTTGATCCCGATGTTATTAAGACAATTGCTGCAATTGCTTCCTTAGAAATTGAAGGAATCTATGCCATCAGCGGGGGGATTTTTGATGGCATAGCCCAAAAGCTAAGCAATAAACATTTATATAAAGGTATTAAAGTCGAAATAGGTAGCGAAGAGGTTTCCATATCCTTGTACTTGATTGTTGAATACAACCACTCGATTCCAGATATTTATCATAATTTGAAGTCTAACCTTCAACAATCATTAGAATTTATGACTGGGTTAAAGGTTCAAGAAGTAAATGTAAGAATTGATGGACTAAAAATATATGACGATAAAGAAAAGGAAAAGGAAGTAACGTACTAA